GGTTACTTTGCAAGGTGGAATTGGAAATATTTAATGTACTTTGAAAGCTATAGATTGCGGCACCATCACCAGTAGTGACGCCCACATTGACCACATTATTTTCAAATAGGCTATTGGTAATGCTAGTGACACCCGCATTACTAAAAATTCCACCCCCCGCAACGGCGGTGCCGCCCCGGAAAATGCTGCCATCGATCGTCAAATTACCAGTCTTGAAAATCCCAGCCCCATAGCGATCTGCAATATTATTCACAAATAATGTATTGCCAGCAATCGCGAGGTCATTCGTACTGTGAATCGCCCCCCCATCTGCTTGGGCACGATTATTCCGAAATGTCCCACCAGTAATCGTCACGCCGCCGGTGCTAGCGATCGCCCCCCCATTCACACGGGCAAAGCTGTTTTCAAAGGTTGTATTCTGAATATTCAAACTCGCAGGATTCGTCGCATAGATTGCCCCGCCAAATCGATCGGCCCGATTTGTCGTAAACGTACTATCAGTGATGGTCGTTGTACCGCTGCTGGCGTGGATCGCGCCGCCATTATTAAAAGAGCGGTTATTCGTAAAGTTAGTGCGGCGAATAGTCAGATTGCCCCCGGCAACGTTTTGAATTGCCCCGCCATTGGGACCACCGCCAAAGGCCTGATTATTATTAAATACCGCATCTTCGATCGTCAGATTGGTACCCACATTCCGCAGGCCACCCCCATTCGATGAACCCCCATCATTCACCGACAAGGCCCGCAAGGTGACATTTGTGGCCGGTGTGCCATTCAGCGAAAAGACGCGGGTGGCACCGCTACCACTAACAATGGTACTACCAGCACCTTGCCCCTGAAGCGTTACCGATCGATTAATCCCCACCGTCGAGACACTGTAGGTTGCGGCCGCCAAATTAACTGTCGCACCATCCGCCGCAACGTCAATCCCATTATTCACCGATCCAGTGGCACCCACATTCACGCTTGTGGCTGTACCAGTGATATTACTGGGTCCACGTAGGACAATCGGTTGATTCAGATTAATCGTTGGGGCATCGAGCTGTAAATTGCCATTCGCAACATTGCCGCTAGTATCAATCGGACTATCCACACGAATCGAATTACTAGCCTGGAGTGTGACGTTATTGCCATTAAGGGCGGCTTCTAACGTGGGACGATCGATACGACTCGCGTTAGTGGGATTATTTGTGTCCGCCACAATCGTCGCCGTACCGCCCGCTGCAACAACGGTTAAATCCGCTGGGTCGAGCAACCATTCACCCGCTTCGCCTTGCGGTGCGATGGTTGAAACATTTGCCGTTGACTCAACGATTAACTGCTGCTGGCCAGAAGTCTCAACCAAGCCGCCATTGCCGCCTTGCGCGCCCGCCGTCGCCGTGGCCGCGCCGGCAAACCAGGTTTGTCCATCCGACCAAACGATTATCTGACCGCCATCACCTTGAACGAGGGTGTCAGCCGCCAATCGACTCCCCGCATCAATATTCACTTGCTGCGCCCGAGGCAAATCCCCTTGCCCTTGGAACTCCCCGCCGACACGAATTTGACCACCACCATTGGTAGTTGAAGCATTTAAACTCGCTTCCTGGAGATCGATGCGCTCCCCCGTGATATCGATTTTTGGTGCAGTAATTTCACCCGCGACGATCGCTTGATGACCTTGGCTTGTGATCGGCATCTTGCCCGGACTCAAACGCACCTGACCGTTCTCAATCGTCAGACCCGTCGCTTCCGCCACATCACGACCGGCAAGCAATTGGGGCAAACGCTGCGTCATAGATGACTGGGGTAACGCTTCTGACTCCGAACCCAGCACCAATGCCGAACGAACCGGCAAGTCTAAGCTTAAGACTTGATTATCCTGGCTCACCCGCACCGTACTCTCACCCGGTACGGCAGCGATCGTCACCTGTCCACCCGGCGCCGCGATCGTGCCGGTATTAATCACCGTACCGCCGCTCAGCATGACTTGCTGACCCGAGTTCACGGCGATCGTACCAGCATTCACAACCGGACTCGGAAAATTATTTAACCAGACATAACTCGTGACGTTACCCGTTAAGTTGCCATAGAGGGTTTGCGCATCATCCCCAAGCCGATGACCATTCGCAAACGCTAAAACATCAGCGGTGGTCGCAGTAAACGAACCTGGTAAATCCAAGCGCGCATCCCGTCCAAAGATCACCCCAGCCGGATTAATCAAAAACAGATTCGACACGCTACCCGCGACTTGCAGCCGCCCATTGATCACAGAGGCCTGACCACCACCAACCCGACTAAAAATATTACTAATCGTTGGATTCGCCTGAAACGTCGCCGCCTGCCCCTGGGCCAAACCAAACCGTTGAAACTGATGAAATAGATTGCTACCAGCCTGAACACCCCCTTGAATCAACCACTGCGGGGAAGCATCATGAGCTGGTTGGACAATCGTGGCCGTATTGCCCGTGGGGATAATAGGCTGGCCAAGGGCGATCGTCACAAATGTTGGAAGGGTACTACAAGCAGCTAGCAAGGCCAACCAGAAATGGGGGCGATATCTCAGCATTCATTTCCACAGATAACCAGAACACAGATCTAACCAGCCTGGATATGGCCTGGCCGAAATTCTTGGCAATACTGATCCCCGACTCAAACACGAATTGACTATGGGCCAATGCGATACTGATCAAACGATTTCTGACAAGTACAGTAAGAATGCCCAAAATCATCAATCGGTAACGTTTGGGGAAGGCAGAGATCAGCCTGGCTTGCAGGATAACTTCAGCCCACAAAAAAACTCCAGAGCTACATGCATACAAATGCCGAGTAGCTCTGGAGTCTGTGCTCTATACAGTCTCAAAATATGCTGTCAATTGGCAACGTGCATCACGATTTATACGGAGATTGCCATCATGCGGATATACCACTAAACGTCATTCCACCACTGATCTGTATGGCCGCTAACTTGTATTCGGACGTAAAACAGCGGATTCTGAGCGGTGCTGACTTTAATAGGCAGACGCAATTATGACAAAATCCTCGGCGCAATCCCCCTCGGTCAAATCCCAAATTGGTTTATTCGGCGCAATTATCCTCGGGCTGGGATCAATCCTGGGTACCGGAGTTTTCGTGAGTTTAGCGATCGCCACTGAAATTTCCGGTCAGGGGATCTTCATTGCGATCGGCCTCGGGGCAACCATCGCCCTTTGCAATGGCCTCAGCGCGGCGCAGCTAGCCACGGCCCACCCGGTTAGTGGTGGCACCTATGCCTATGGTTATCGCTACCTCAACCCCTGGCTCGGATTTATTGCAGGATGGTTGTTTCTACTCGCAAAGTCGGCTTCTGCCGCCACTGCGGCCCTAGGATTTTCGAGCTAT
This genomic window from Romeriopsis navalis LEGE 11480 contains:
- a CDS encoding filamentous hemagglutinin N-terminal domain-containing protein; translated protein: MLRYRPHFWLALLAACSTLPTFVTIALGQPIIPTGNTATIVQPAHDASPQWLIQGGVQAGSNLFHQFQRFGLAQGQAATFQANPTISNIFSRVGGGQASVINGRLQVAGSVSNLFLINPAGVIFGRDARLDLPGSFTATTADVLAFANGHRLGDDAQTLYGNLTGNVTSYVWLNNFPSPVVNAGTIAVNSGQQVMLSGGTVINTGTIAAPGGQVTIAAVPGESTVRVSQDNQVLSLDLPVRSALVLGSESEALPQSSMTQRLPQLLAGRDVAEATGLTIENGQVRLSPGKMPITSQGHQAIVAGEITAPKIDITGERIDLQEASLNASTTNGGGQIRVGGEFQGQGDLPRAQQVNIDAGSRLAADTLVQGDGGQIIVWSDGQTWFAGAATATAGAQGGNGGLVETSGQQQLIVESTANVSTIAPQGEAGEWLLDPADLTVVAAGGTATIVADTNNPTNASRIDRPTLEAALNGNNVTLQASNSIRVDSPIDTSGNVANGNLQLDAPTINLNQPIVLRGPSNITGTATSVNVGATGSVNNGIDVAADGATVNLAAATYSVSTVGINRSVTLQGQGAGSTIVSGSGATRVFSLNGTPATNVTLRALSVNDGGSSNGGGLRNVGTNLTIEDAVFNNNQAFGGGPNGGAIQNVAGGNLTIRRTNFTNNRSFNNGGAIHASSGTTTITDSTFTTNRADRFGGAIYATNPASLNIQNTTFENSFARVNGGAIASTGGVTITGGTFRNNRAQADGGAIHSTNDLAIAGNTLFVNNIADRYGAGIFKTGNLTIDGSIFRGGTAVAGGGIFSNAGVTSITNSLFENNVVNVGVTTGDGAAIYSFQSTLNISNSTLQSNQASDFGGAIASSEGDTSITGTTINNNRARVGGGLHQNLGMTTISNAQFLNNTSQQEGGGVNLFGINNSVIQQTLIEGNQAGTNGGGIALAGPTGDLVISASTISSNTALGGSGGGLSHLGAQALNIDNSTFSNNVAAMNFDGGAIDLFPSVTGTLTQITNSTLFGNQAGNLGGGLSQAITAQTNLRNVTVANNSANQGGGLANRFGGSLTLQNTIAASNTASNDPDVAGPINSLGNNLVQNRATSTGYIASDLANGTMPLLSSLGSYGGPTQTLALLPGSPAIDAGNTPLATDQRGLGRINAPDIGAFESQGFVITAQNAISQTSDNNLTTHQLQLGISSPLGEPVNGGQVLFTAPITGPGVILSPNPTAVTIVGKNAPISLTANAMLGT